From the genome of Phreatobacter cathodiphilus, one region includes:
- a CDS encoding DMP19 family protein, protein MDDAQRKGRALWDAVATHLDEKYGTGPEWGEPDYHTLAAEPFEVRMLFVLGSIEYNIANGGWGQFLWNCLPHWRLMIDIAEKAYPMTGAPRHAEALGDLRRCCLHSEADAMATKRRAIAERNFLVHTYPLFGEFLDRARAYDDGQWQHVFYGDDAHLALLSWLAANEGLFRRYLGQVQ, encoded by the coding sequence ATGGATGATGCGCAGCGAAAGGGCCGGGCCCTGTGGGATGCGGTAGCCACCCATCTCGACGAGAAATACGGCACCGGCCCGGAATGGGGCGAACCCGACTATCACACCCTGGCGGCCGAGCCCTTCGAGGTGCGGATGCTGTTCGTCCTGGGGTCTATCGAATACAACATCGCCAATGGCGGATGGGGGCAGTTTCTCTGGAACTGCCTGCCGCACTGGCGGCTCATGATCGACATCGCCGAGAAGGCCTATCCGATGACCGGCGCGCCGCGGCACGCTGAGGCGTTGGGCGACCTGCGCCGCTGCTGCCTGCACAGCGAGGCGGACGCCATGGCCACGAAGCGGCGCGCCATCGCCGAGCGCAATTTCCTCGTCCACACCTATCCGCTGTTCGGCGAGTTTCTGGACCGCGCCCGCGCCTATGACGACGGCCAATGGCAACACGTCTTCTACGGCGACGACGCCCATCTCGCCCTCCTGTCGTGGCTCGCGGCCAACGAGGGTCTGTTCCGGCGCTATCTCGGGCAGGTGCAATAG
- a CDS encoding class I SAM-dependent methyltransferase, whose amino-acid sequence MTRPPGFDHWEERFAGAEFRFGREPNPFLLHCKPLLPASGKALAVADGEGRNGVWLARQGLDVVSTDFSPTAQAKARALAAEHGVAVSLIEADAHAWDYPEAAFDVVAEIFTQFSPPEGRALKWAGMKRALKPGGLLIVVGYTPKQLDYGTGGPKQLENLYTRAMLEEAFGDFADLSITEEETELQEGAGHSGMSAVIGLTARKRKGSG is encoded by the coding sequence ATGACCAGACCACCCGGCTTCGACCACTGGGAGGAGCGCTTCGCCGGCGCCGAGTTCCGCTTCGGCCGCGAGCCGAACCCGTTCCTCCTCCACTGCAAGCCGCTTCTGCCGGCGTCGGGGAAGGCCCTGGCGGTGGCCGATGGCGAGGGGCGCAACGGCGTCTGGCTCGCCCGCCAGGGTCTCGACGTGGTCTCCACCGACTTTTCGCCGACGGCTCAGGCGAAGGCGCGGGCGCTCGCCGCCGAGCACGGCGTCGCTGTCAGCCTCATTGAGGCGGACGCCCACGCCTGGGACTATCCGGAAGCCGCATTCGACGTGGTGGCGGAGATCTTCACCCAGTTCTCGCCGCCCGAGGGCCGGGCGCTGAAATGGGCCGGCATGAAGCGGGCGCTGAAACCCGGCGGGCTCCTCATCGTCGTCGGCTACACGCCGAAGCAGCTCGACTACGGCACCGGCGGGCCGAAGCAGCTGGAGAACCTCTACACCCGCGCCATGCTGGAAGAGGCCTTTGGCGACTTCGCGGATTTGTCCATCACCGAGGAGGAGACGGAGCTGCAGGAAGGCGCCGGCCATTCCGGCATGTCCGCGGTGATCGGCCTGACGGCGAGGAAGAGGAAGGGAAGCGGGTGA